In Anomaloglossus baeobatrachus isolate aAnoBae1 chromosome 3, aAnoBae1.hap1, whole genome shotgun sequence, one genomic interval encodes:
- the LOC142295015 gene encoding somatostatin receptor type 4-like, with the protein MTTSPDLLVPVEAKVLLNTWNQSRDITELLPPFNVVSINSKNTSSTNAPMETERDVSMIVIQFIYAIVCLIGLIGNSMVIFVILRYAKMKTATNIYILNLAIADELFMLSVPFLAASAALQHWPFGSGMCRTVLSVDGINMFTSVFCLTVLSVDRYVAVVHPLRAARYRRPTVAKMINICVWIVSLLVISPILIFADTESSKNGVVVCNLMWPEPTWSTVFVIYTFLLGFFLPVVAICLCYILIIVKMRAVALKAGWQQRKKSEKKITRMVLMVVTVFVICWMPFYIVQLLNLFLPHMDATINHVSIILSYANSCANPILYGFFSDNFKRSFQRIVCFRWLENGTDEPVDYYATALKSKVCNNHPLDFQQEPLQSDPCYKHGTITRTTTL; encoded by the coding sequence ATGACTACATCCCCTGATCTCCTGGTGCCTGTGGAGGCCAAGGTCCTGTTGAACACATGGAACCAGTCCAGGGACATTACAGAGCTTTTGCCCCCCTTCAATGTTGTCAGCATCAACAGCAAAAATACTAGCAGCACCAATGCCCCCATGGAGACTGAGAGGGATGTGAGCATGATAGTCATCCAGTTCATCTATGCCATCGTGTGCCTCATTGGGCTGATTGGGAACTCCATGGTGATTTTTGTCATCCTGAGATATGCCAAGATGAAAACAGCGACCAACATCTACATCTTGAACTTGGCTATAGCTGATGAGTTGTTCATGTTGAGTGTGCCCTTCTTGGCAGCCTCTGCAGCCCTGCAGCACTGGCCCTTTGGCTCAGGAATGTGCCGCACTGTCCTCAGTGTGGATGGGATTAACATGTTCACAAGTGTCTTCTGCTTGACTGTGCTCAGTGTGGACAGGTATGTGGCTGTGGTCCATCCTCTGCGGGCAGCTAGGTACAGAAGACCCACTGTGGCCAAGATGATCAATATCTGTGTTTGGATTGTGTCCCTCTTGGTCATTTCCCCCATCCTAATTTTTGCAGACACAGAGTCCTCCAAGAATGGGGTCGTAGTTTGCAATCTCATGTGGCCAGAGCCCACATGGTCAACTGTGTTTGTCATCTACACCTTTCTGCTGGGTTTCTTCTTACCTGTGGTGGCCATCTGCTTATGTTATATCCTCATCATTGTAAAAATGCGAGCAGTGGCTTTGAAAGCTGGATGGCAACAGAGGAAGAAATCAGAGAAGAAGATTACCAGAATGGTCCTCATGGTTGTCACAGTGTTTGTTATTTGCTGGATGCCCTTCTACATTGTCCAGCTTCTGAACCTGTTCTTACCCCACATGGATGCCACCATCAACCATGTCTCCATTATATTAAGTTATGCGAACAGTTGTGCCAACCCCATCCTCTATGGCTTCTTCTCAGATAACTTTAAGAGGTCCTTTCAGAGGATCGTTTGTTTTCGTTGGCTGGAGAATGGCACTGATGAACCAGTGGATTATTATGCCACAGCCCTGAAGAGTAAGGTGTGTAATAACCATCCCCTGGACTTCCAACAGGAGCCCCTCCAGTCCGACCCTTGTTACAAACATGGAACAATCACTAGGACCACTACCTTATAG